TGCTTTGGATTATGtcttaaaacaataaaaaaattaagtagtaGCCTTCgttaattaatatatttgtgtaaattaaaaatatgcctGATGAATGAGTTTCATATAGATGgtttaaaaagtttttaacttttttgaaGAAAGCTTAAGTTCTGGGAAATCTGTTGGAACATAGCCAGTGGGCTACTTAAGTTGAGGAGGCCACTGAAGCTGTCATGTAGTTAAGTGTCtactgcagagctgcctctcTTTCACAGGAGAGAAACCTGCTTTTGTTGTCAGTGCCAGCACCATGGCAGTGGGATTCTAACGTGTCCAACTAGAAATTTTGTGACTAAATGTCCGTTCCGCGCCTGTGTTCTTGCATTTTAAGTGTAAAAGTAAAGCCAATATAAGCAAGTATAAAATAATTAGGAATGTTGTGTCAGGAACTTAGTGATGAGACCAGCTGAGTTTTTCAGTGAGTTCTTTAATAAGAagttgctgggtttttttgttttactgttcgATTTGAAGCCGTTGAAAATGGGCGTGCAGACGTTGTAAAGTTTCTGATCCAACACGGAGCAAGCGTTGAAGGATCTCATTCCTGGTCTGGGTGGAATTCTTTGCACCAAGCTGCATTTCAGGTAACCTGTAAGCGTATCGTACCATTGCCATGTAACTTGTGTGTTCTGAGCAGCAGTTCATAGCTCTCGTCTTTTGACAGTCATAAATGCTCAAGGGCTTGCAGTGGACTGAAGGGTGTATCTGAAACTGCATGACATGTTGATGTTGGGAGCAATAACTGAAGTTTTACAAATACTGCACGCACTTACTGGCTCACTACTGTATGTGGGAAGTGAATGTGTTATAATATTTCCTGAGAAAGTTCTGTTGAGTATCTCCTCGTCAGTGAGATATAAGACTTGTTTCCAGGGTAGAAATATATTACGTTAATGGTTCcaataaattaatttccatttgcaaatgagcaaatatgagaaaataaactCATCTAATTTTttccaacacttttttttgtcatatctTTAGAATACTGActatattgcatttttttcttattcctgttTAGAATGTGGGGGGGAACTTAGGTGATGTCATTTCCccattggttttttttttttgctacaaataaaaatatttatttcaggaatACATTGAGATAATGAAAATACTCCTGGAGAAAAGAGCAAACATCGAGTGTAAGGATGACTTTGGAATTACACCATTGTTTGTTGCTGCTCAATATGGAAGGCTGGAGAGCTTAAGAACGCTTATATCCCATGGTAATAGCAGTCTTCTGTTGGGCTTTGTTGTTTCTAAGTTTACATCAGCCTGTCATCAGATACCATTTTAATTCTACTTTTGCACTTCATaaattcacatttaaataattaaatgtgaTTTTGGTTGCAGATAGATGCAACACCATCTTACTTAAAAGTTGTTTCAGTAATCTGGGGGTAGTTTTCATCAAGTGATAGTAGGAAATAATACAACTGTGAAGAGATTAAGGATCATCAGAGTGTTCAGAAAACCTTCAGTAGCACTGTGTTAGTACTAttttggtgctgctgctcttctgatgGGATATTGTTCAGGCTAAGTGAAGAGTCCTCTCTCTAGTGATAAAGTGACAGCAGTGGTTTCATCCACGCAATCAGCAAGTGTTGTGTGTCTAAGTGCATGTATCCTTACAACCAAAATTAGCTGCCTAACTATTAAAGCTGAGCGTGCCTCAACCTAACCAGAGGAAGCATACTAACAGAGCAACCAACAGCAGGGGAGAACATCCCAAAAATTAATTGCAAGCAAACGATTGCCTCGCCCGTCGCCTTTCCTCCAGCACTCTTCTCTCTTGTTATTGTTTGGGGAAGTTAATGTTAGTGCACTGACTGTTAAAAAAGTTAGCAAGGAGCTAGTGAACATTTCCTTACTGCTGTGGGAAAGACTCGTGTTGTGAAGTCGCTCCCTGAAAACCAGTTAATGGTTAATgtgaatttgtttattttacgCCAAGTAACCCCAAGTCTTTTTGTCAGGTGCAGACATCAACTGCCAGGCCAAAGACAGAGCAACTCCGCTACTGATCGCCGCGCAGGAGGGCCATGCCAAATGTGTGGAACTGTTGTTATCAAAAGGGGCAGATCCGAATCTCTACTGCAATGAGGATAACTGGCAGTTGCCTATTCATGCAGCAGCTGAGATGGGCCATAAAAAGTAGGTGGTTAAAAGTTCATTCAGGGAAAGCGTTCTGGTGATAAAAGCCTAGCCAACAAAGAGGATGTTCAGCTctaggagaaaggaaaatgagttttcaagCTGATTTGTAGCTTAGAATTTCTAATTCCTTTCCTATTGTAAACATGCTAGCAGTCCCAGTAAAGTGAACAACCATTTGGAAGTCAGCGTCTAATCTGGGTCGATCCATAACTGAATGTGTTTGGAAGGGTTTACACTGTGCTGAATCAGATACTAATTCACTTAGTAGCcctattactttttaaatgtaaataacaATAGCGTATGATTTATATATGACTTGAACAGCTCTTAATTAGAATTACCATTCCAACTGTGAAGTAGCAAAAATTATTGTATGCAAATAACAAATTAAGTCGCTTTTCCATCCAATGTGGAAAGAAGTTCTTGGCATAACAGACATTGTGGAAAAGCATCTGTCAGGAACCCCATGCTTTGCACATGTGTGACTTAAACCTACTAATGATGACACTAGCTGCAAGATTATCAGTAGATGCTCGATCTTAACCGTTAATAACAGGTGTTCTTCAACTGAGCTGTCACTGAAGTTTGTGTGTCAAATTGATGCCTTTTCTCAAACTGATGAGAAGGGGAGGCTGGTGGATGttgagttgatttttttcttcattttctcagaaacagaaaatgagttgGTGAAATTGTCAATGCTAGAAATATCTTTAAATCAAATGCTGCTTTCAAGCTTTTGCAGTGATACAGAGCTGGCGATCTCTGAGCAGTGCCAGTAAATTCTCATAGCAAAGGATTTTCCCAGTGATCCTCGTTAGCTGGGAAGGATTTGGGCCACAGGTGTGAAGGAAGAAATTGAatgatttttctgcttcagtatCTCAATGAGTACTATcgaacagaaataaatattaattttatttgcaacTCATACATTCAGGTGGCTTTCAGGCTTCATAGGAGTCTGGCTTTTGCCAGAGGTACTCTATTGCTGTAATAAGGATTGTTGGATAATAGCCAATATCTCTCGTTCAACTTAAAGTGCATTGCCAGCCTTCCTCAAATGACAGAGTACAAGATGTTAGAGTCTGCACGTGGCAGAGCAGTTCTTTCAGCCCATTGTCAGTGCAAATCCATGCTGAAGCACACTGTTATAGGTCTGTGTCTGAAATGATAATGGTTCTTCTTTGAAGCAAACCAAGCAATGAAGAAACAGGTAGGGTTTTTGTCTCGAATTGTACTGACAGTACCAAAAACGACTAAGTTTTATGCAATAATGAAGCTTTAGATCACACAAataaacactgtttttaaatatttgcagtatATTGGAGTTGCTAATACCAATTACCAATCGGATTTGTGacaaaggaaaaggcaaagtgAGCCCTGTGTATTCAGCAGTATATGGTGGAAATAAAGAATGTTTGGAAATGTTGCTTAAAGAAGGCTACAGTCCAGATGCTCAGGAGTGCCCTACCTTCAGCTGCAGATCCCCAATGTGTATGGTTTTCCAAAGAAAGTAAGTACACCTCTTATGTTCTGAAATGGTTTGTAACTCCGTTGGTCTATAACTATTCCATTAAATGTGCAGGGTTTTCCTGACCTTTCTCCTCAACTCTTGAGCTGACAGAGTTAAACCATGAGTACCAGACAGGTGTGTGTGGTGGTTGGTGAGGGCTCCTCAGGGGAGCTTGGCTCTCAGAAGAGGACTCCTGTACAGTGTAACTGCAGTCTggtttctgtgctttcagaaggCCTTATTGACACGTCTCTGTCTTCTGGGAACGCAACTTGAGAATTCAATCCAGAGGACTCCTAATTAGTTAGATTATTTTCAGTGAGGATGAATTACTGGAAGGTAgtcttttacttttctgtatgCCAGTCTTGTACAAAAGATGAGCAGAGCTAGTCAGCTCAATGCTATAACTGTAAAGAGGACTTGAAAATTGAATGATAGATTCTTTGAGATCATGACTCATTTCTCTTTGGGTTTGATAGGTAGAACACACCTCTAGtattcaacagaaaataaagtgatgCTTACTTCATAACGCAAATGTCATTactgtagaggaaaaaagagtaagaaagaaaagcctgacTCCTAAGTACACCTGTGGTGTCGTCTGAGGTGTTCTTCATGTCCCTACTGCTGATTTTTGCCTTTAGTAATGAAGCTTCTTCATTTTCCCATGGGAAATTACTCTGTGGAGTAGTGAGCTAAGAGATCTTGGTGTTGCTGTGGGTGAGCTCGCTTTGTCCTCCTCCCAAACTGATTCAATGTGTAAAATGTCTGAAGGATTGAATATTGATGCAGCTGAAAGGAAGATAGAGGATCAGATCTCCGCTACATCTTGGCAGTGCTGAGCTTTGTACAGACCtgtaatgttttaaattttaattgagTCTTGAGAGCAATTACCTGATAGCATTTACACCTTAGAACAATGGAGAAATTTCATGTCGTAGGGAATACACttgaaaaccttttctttttttttttaaaattcaactAATTGCTGTCTATTGTTTAATGTTTTGCCAGAAGTCAAATGAGTTCACCCTTTGTAGACAGGATTATTAATGTGAAGTAACGTCATAGGCCTAAAATGCtccattaaaaatgtatcttcATAAAGACTATTAAATCTTCTTAAAACTGGGATTCTAACAGAATGATTCATGTCGAGTTGATTTGAGAAATTACTTTTTAGGAGAAAgcctgcttttatttaaaacgGTGGTCTTGAGGTCATGTACTTCTTTCCTGGGTAAAGCTGTTAAAAGAATTAGGTTGGCTGGGATAATCACTGCTGAATATGTATGAATATTTGTGCCTATTTTAACTGATTAtgataaaatttattttaatagaagtttttttttaattaaagagcAAACCAAATagaagcacattttaaaatgtttgccaTATTTCAGTGGGTTGCAGAGCTTCCTGCAAATACAGTTGCATGTAAACCCTTAATCATTGCAAATATTAGGCTGGTCCTTGAGTTCAGGTGTGCGCTCTTCTGCTGATTTTGCATACTTGTGCATCCAACACACGTGGCATTTCCAGGGTGAATGAGCAGAGTGCTTTCTAACAAGCCCACGGCAGATGAGTGGTGTGGCAGTAACTCTGTGCTACAGGTGCCGGTAGAAATGATGACTTTGGGTGCATCTCTTAATCACAAGTGCTTGCTGTAAAGAGTTGGGAACTGGAAGGAACCAcgtgttgttcttttttcaggACAAAGAGAACAAATGCGTTAAGTGTAAGGATTGGAGACACCCAAACcagatttgttttaaactggTGCTTTCTAGAAGCAGTTGCAGTCAGAATGGAGTGATGGCCTTTTCTCTGGGTGGGGGAAGGTGGAGGGGTTTGTGGTAAAGGAAATCTGCTTTCTCAGCAGCAAGAAGTGAACTGACAAATGCCTTCTGTGGAAAACTAATGGAATATCCTCTTCCTTGTGTGCTGTTCCTaggttttttaatttaattgatGTTCTTCTGAGCTACGGGATCACCCTGCTTGGGATAAATTTGGGATATTGCCTGTACCACGAGAAGTTTACTTTGTTTCGACGCTTCTTAAAGACGGGCTGTCCGCTGCCTTCTCACCAGGAGTTACCAGAGTTTCTGAGCTACGCGGTTAAAGCCCTCGATGGGTACAAGGAATGGCTGCCTTACTTGCTCTTGGCTGGCTTTAATCCAGTGAATTTACTGTACAGATTCTGGTAAGCAGATTATGTTACCTTGTTTTCTTCAATACTGTACGTTCATCTGTAAAGCTGTTGCCAATGCTATTTAACATGTGCTTTCTGAGGACAGCACGAGATAGTCACTTGCCTCGGTCAGGAATGGTGAGGGTTATGGAAACTCTGAAATAGAAGGTTAATGGCTAGTGGCTGGATTGAGCAA
The sequence above is drawn from the Numida meleagris isolate 19003 breed g44 Domestic line chromosome 3, NumMel1.0, whole genome shotgun sequence genome and encodes:
- the ASB3 gene encoding ankyrin repeat and SOCS box protein 3, which produces MDFTEAYSDRCSAVGLAAREGNAKVLQKLIGQGYSLDVPDNRGWMPIHEAAAHNSSKCLRLLINAAPSDNYIHSKTFEGMNALHLSALCGSLECVGVLLEAGVDPDQVTTESNTALFLAVENGRADVVKFLIQHGASVEGSHSWSGWNSLHQAAFQEYIEIMKILLEKRANIECKDDFGITPLFVAAQYGRLESLRTLISHGADINCQAKDRATPLLIAAQEGHAKCVELLLSKGADPNLYCNEDNWQLPIHAAAEMGHKNILELLIPITNRICDKGKGKVSPVYSAVYGGNKECLEMLLKEGYSPDAQECPTFSCRSPMCMVFQRKFFNLIDVLLSYGITLLGINLGYCLYHEKFTLFRRFLKTGCPLPSHQELPEFLSYAVKALDGYKEWLPYLLLAGFNPVNLLYRFWIHSVSEDVLNFILEFTNWKRLPPAVEQDLADYKEKFNWTPKSHFAVIPSLSHLCRLEIRSILGSERLRSDRYIRALPLPVCLQDDLLYLHLLRVSTAPGAEEDLRQREEGAPSAAASSSDDTEKRNAQGNSPAR